GCCCGTCTACCAGGAAGCTGGCATCAAAACGTTTATAAGAGAATTGCTGTTGTACACCGAACTGCCATTTGGGCAACACACTTCCGATAGAGCGTAATTGTTCTGTTCTGGCGTAAGCACCATTAGCGGTGATCACTTTGTTGCCGGCATTATCATACACAAAATCATATCCCAGCAACTGACCGTAGGCCTCTCCTTCTCTTGCTACTAATGTAATGAGTGAACCGGTTGGATCGGTAAGCGGGAAGCTGGTTACACCTTCAGAAAGTTTTACTACTTTATTGGTGTTCTTAGACCAGTTAAAGCTAACATCCCAATTGAAATCTGTTGTTCTTATTGGTGCAACGTTCAGCGTTACTTCCACACCCTGGTTATTGATCTTTCCTGCGTTGATGAATTTTGATTCATAACCCAATGCAGTGGATACGGGTATATTGATGATCTGGTTTTTACTATCGTTATTATAGAAAGTAACGTCCAGCCCTACACGGTTGTTGAAAGCTCTTACGTTCAGGCCTGTTTCCCATGAGCTGGTGATCTCTGGTTTCAGGTCTTTATTCGCCAGCACGGCCGGTAATTTATAACCGGGGTTGCCATTGAAAGGTTGCTGGGCTTCGTAAGCCTGCTGTAACTGGTAAGGGTCTGTATCGTTACCCACCTGTGCCCAGCCCAGGCGAACTTTCAGGAAGTTCAGCCAGGATATGTCTTTCAGACCTTCCAGTTCGCTGACGATGAAACTGGAGGATACAGACGGATAAGCAAAGGAGTTCTTATCACGTGGCAGCGTACTGCTCCAGTCGTTGCGGATGGTCCCATCCAGGAAGAGTAAGTTCTTATAGCCTAAGGATACACTTCCAAATAAAGAGTAGATGCTTTTATGATAGAAGTTGGATTCATTCAATACACTGGTGGCGTTCTTCAGATTGTAGTACAAGGGAATGATCAAACCGCCCTGTGTAGCTGCATTGGAAATACGGCGTTTCTGGTCCATGATATTACCACCGGCATAAGCTGTGAGTGATAAAGTGCTCCAGCGTTTGTTGGCAGTGGCCAGGAATTCATAGTTGAACTCATTGAATGAATTTGCATACTCGGTGTAGTTACTCTGGCTACGGGAGAATACAGCGATCCTGTCCTGGTACTGATAATTATAAATATCTGCATTCACTTTGGAACTCAGCTGCAGCCAGTTGTTCACATCGTAAGCAAGACCGATATTTCCGTAGAAGCGATCGCGGTTTTCCTCGAGGTAACTTTCGTGGGCAGACCAATAAGGGTTATCTATGTATTTAGTAGCCCTGCCTGCTGTGGTATTTTCCCAGCTGTTGCGGTTCCAGGAACGGGGTGTACCATCGGGACGTTTGTAATCACTGAGCTTATCATAATCCACCTGCACCTGGCCCCATTGAAATGCTTCCAGCATGATGTTACGGTTGGAAGCACCTGTCCATGGGCGGCCGGTGCTGCTGTTCTTCACATAATTGAAGTTGGCAGTAGCCAGTAAACGGGAGAAACGGGTGGAGCCGGAGAAGTTGATGGTATTCCTTTGCAGGCTGGAATTAGGTACAGTACCTCTTACAGACTTGTTCGTATAAGAAAGACGGAAAGTTTGATTTTCTCCGCCGCCGCTAACAGAAATGTTGTTGGTAGAAGAAATACCCGTACGGAAGAAATCAGTAACATCCTTTTTAGGATATATCCATGGTGTTGCTTTCAGGTAATCCGCGGTGTATTCAGGGTCCAGGTTATACCAGTTTAATACAGGCGTACCATCCAGTTTAGGGCCCCAACTTTCATCCATACCGTAATCAACGATCTTGTATGTTTGCCCGTTGATCACTGCTTCCTGGAAGGTATTGCTTTTACCACCGCCATATAGTTTCTGGCGTTCAGGTAAGCGGTTGATCCTTTCGAGTTCAATACCTGAATTGATGGTGACATCGTATCCTCTGCCGGTACGGCCTTTTTTAGTAGTGATGAGGATAACGCCATTCGCTGCGCGCGATCCATACAAAGCTGCGGCAGATGGGCCTTTCAGCACACTTACGTTTTCAATGTCATCCGGGTTGAGGTCTTGTACCATGTTCCCAACATCTTTACCGGCAGAACCATTAGTGGTGCTTTTGGTATTGAGGTCGGCATTGTCAATCGTAACACCGTCAATCACAAAGAGTGGCTGGTTATTACCGGAAATAGAATTAATACCTCTTAATAATACTCTGCTGGATCCGCCCATATTGCCACCAGAGGTGATCACCTGCAAACCGGCAACTTTGCCGGAGAGTGCACTCAATGCATTGGTGGGGCGGGTTTGCAGTTCTGCGCTTTTCACTTCCTGTACAGCATAACCCAGTGCTTTTTTGCTGCGGGAGATACCTAAGGCTGTAACCACTACTTCCTGCAATTGTTTATCAGCGGCATGCAGTGTGATGTTGATCGTTGACTGGCCGTTGATGAGTATGGATTGTGTTTCCATACCGATCAGGGAGAAGGTGAGCAGTGTTGCGGTATCCGGAGGCTGGAGGGCATATGTGCCGTCTGCGGCAGTTGCGGTTCCTGTTCCGGTACCTTTAATAAATACGGAAACGCCGGGTAGTGGCTGTCCGCCTTCGGTAATTACTTTACCGGTGATTTTCCTGCTTTGCGCATGAAGGGTAATGGTTGTTAGGAGCAAAAGCAGGGTTGTTAGTATATAGTTCTGTCGCATAGCTTAAACCCTATTAATTATATAGACTAAATAGGCTGCGAAGGTAGGCCATGTGTTAAAACTATCCTAATAAAAAAAATCTATGAGGGGATGGAGGGGCTGTTACCAGGTGAACTTCAATAATGAAACGCCTTGCCGTGGTAATAAGATCCTGACCACTGCTTCCCCATTCTTCGTTTTAATCCACTCCGGTGCATGCAGCAGTTGCAGCTGGCCGGCTTTCTCTAGAGCCGTTATCTGCGCTGCATCCGGTTGTTTTGGAGAACCCATTTTCTTCCAGGCTTCATAGGCATTACTGTATTCCTGGTCCACCCGGTAGTGCTGCAATAATGCAGCAGTGGGTAATCCGCTGATCTTTACCACAACTATTGCAGCTGGTGCGGGGCTGTTGTTATCGTGATAATTCCAGACCATCACCGTTGCGCTGTTTTTATCTTTAGCTGCGAGTGCGTTAATATCAGCAGAATCTCCGCGCACACTGGCTGTTTTTATCCGTTGATGATCATAACTGAGTTTTCCGCTTACGGCTACCCTGTTTCCCTGCATCATGCCAAACATCCTGAAGATGTTCAACACCGGTTTGTCCACGCCATTTGTGGCCAGGTCCCTGAATCCTGCAAACCATGGCTGGTCTTCAAATTCAAAAGCCCAGGTGACGGCACCGGCCAGGTTGACTTTTCGTTCATCGGCGAGATCATATTTACGTGCAAAAGAAGAAGCGGTATAACTGGAATACATGGTCCCGTTCCGGTAGGCATTCTGCGGACTGAACTCTTCAGAGCAGGCGGCACAGCCTTCGGGGTCTGATTCCCCTATAATAATGGGCAGATGTTTGAGAGAAGGATAAGAAGCTATTATTTCAAATCCTTTATCTATATCCCTTAACTGCGTACCCATATTCATCTGCACTATGCCATTCACCAATTTCGGCGATCCCTTTGCGTGAAATGTGATCACATCCAGCGGGGCTCCTTTTTTACCTGTTACATGGTTTTTGCCGTTCACAATATGGTCCAGGAATGTTTTAAAGAATTTGGTGGAATTGCGGCCCTGTGGGCCGGTTACTTCAGGCCCGCCGATCTTTGCTGTCGGCAGGGCACGTTTTACGGCATCTGCTACGTAATCGTATAGTTTGATGTATTCTTCCGGTGTGCCTTTCCAGTAACTGATGTCCGGCTCGTTCCATAACTCCCAGTACCAGCTTTCCACTTCTGCTTTGCCATAACGTGCTACAGAATGTTTTACCCATTCATACACGAGGGTAGCAAACTTTTTATAATCGGTGGGCGGATAGGCCCAGCCTGTGTAGATATCATTATAGTTATCACCTGGTTTCCAGTGATGCCGGTATGGTTCCGGTTTTGAGGAAAGGGCCTGCGGCATAAAACCGATCTGTGCGATGGGCTTCATACCTCTTTCTATATAGGTATCGAAGATCCGGTCTATGATGGTCCAATTGTAAACGGGGTTTCCGTTAGCATCTTCTGTGTAGGCATTGGTGGAACCCCATTTCAGGGCAGCTGTTCCATCCCCTGTTACCAGCAGGCTGTGCACTCTGACGTATACGGGTACTTTGCTGAGTTTTGCTATTTCTGTGAGGAGTTTCTTACCATCTTTCATGTAAGTATAGTTCGGTTCATCATAACCAAACCATGCCCAGATGGGTTTCATGGGCCCTTTTGAATTGTTTGTATTAACGTGGATGTATACGGAATCCTGTTGTGCAAATACTGATTGCGTGATAAGCAGTAAAAGGGCAAGGGTCCTCATGTTTGTATTATTTAAGTGTCAATAATACAATATACTAATTCCGGGAATAGGGAGGGGCAAAAAAAATCCTCCCGATATACATCGGGAGGATCTTTCTATCTTTTTAAAACAATCAATTATTCACCTTTCTTTTCTTCACCACCTTCTGATTGTTTCAATTTTTCTCTCAGTTCAGCGAGTGCGCCGAGGTCACCCAGGGTAGCTTTTTCCACTTTAGCCTGGAGGTTCTTAACAGACTTGCGGGTTTTTTCCGCTTCAGCACGTTTTTCTTTGTTCACGGCTTCTTTCTCGTCTGATTTAATTTGTTCCCAAACTTTAGTGTGAGAAACCAGGATGCGTTTTTCGTTGCGGTCGAATTCAATGATCATGAATTCTTTCACATCTTCAACAGCAATTGGTTTATCATCTTCCGTACGCAGGTGACGTGCAGGAGCGTAAGCTTCCAGTCCGTATTGCAGTTGTACGGTAGCGCCTTTATCATCTTTCTTCACTACGGTACCTTCATGGATAGAACCAATCGGGAAGATAGTTTCGAAAGTGTTCCATGGATCTTCTTCGATCTGTTTGTGACCGAGGCTCAGTTTGCGGTTGTCCTTGTCTATGCCGAGGATAACAACTTCGATCTCGCTACCCACTTTCGTGTACTCGCTTGGGTGATTGAAGCGTTTGATCCAGCTCAGGTCAGAGATGTGGATCATACCACCGATACCGGTTTCCAGCTCAACGAATACGCCATAAGGAGTGATGTTCTTCACGATACCTTTGTGACGGCTTTCGAGAGGGAATTTAGTTTCTATAGTAGACCATGGATCTTCTGTGAGTTGTTTGATAGACAGGCTCATTTTACGCTCGTCTTTGCTCAGGGTAACTACCACTGCTTCGTACTCTTCGCCCAGTTTGAAGAACTCTTTGGCGTTGATTGGTGTGGAAGCCCAGGAGATTTCGGATACGTGAACCAGACCTTCTACACCAGGCAGAATTTCAAGGAATGCACCGTAATCTTCGATATTTACCACTTTGCCTTTCACTTTTGCACCTTCGGTGATAGTTGCAGGCAATGTATCCCAAGGATGCGGGGTCAGTTGTTTGTAGCCTAAGCTGATACGTTTCTTCTCGTCGTCGAAGTCCAGTACCACCACATTGATCTTCTGATCCATCTGGAGTACTTCGCTTGGGTGAGAGATACGTCCCCAGCTGATGTCTGTGATGTACAGTAAACCATCGAGACCACCCAGATCGATGAAAGCACCGAAGTCTGTGATATTCTTGATAGTACCTTCCAACACCTGGCCTTTTTCCAGTTTGGAGATGATATCCACGCGTTGTTGCTCGATATCGCTTTCGATCAGGGCTTTGTGAGATACCACGGCGTTGCGGATGGCTTCGTTTACTTTCACCACCTTGAATTCCATGGTTTTGCCTACAAACTGATCGTAGTCGGTAACCGGTTTAACATCGATCTGAGAACCTGGCAGGAATGTTTCCATACCGTGAACATCTACGATCAAGCCACCTTTGGTTTTGCTGGTAACGGTACCAGTAACAACTTCGCCTGTTTTGTAAACCTCAACGATACGTTCCCATGCACGTTGTGCGCGCGCTTGTTTGCGGCTCAGGTGCAGGTTACCGTCCCGGTCTTCTTTTTCTACTACCAATACTTCTACATCGTCTCCGATCTTCAGGTTCGGCATGTCGCGGAACTCGTTCAGGGAGATCAGACCATCGGATTTGAAGCCGATGTTCAGCACTACGTCAGTTTTGGTTAAACCAACCACAAGACCAGTTAACAAACCATTCTCTTCGATCACTTTGAAAGTGCTCTCGTAAGTTTGGTCGTACTTAGCCTTTTCTTCTTTGCTGTAAGAAGATACGTTACGTTTGTCCACGCTCCAGTCGAAATCATCGTGAGCGGTGGCAACAGGTACATTTTGTGTCGCTGTTCCTGCCGTAGCTTCCTGAGCTGCGGGGGCCTGTTGTTCAGCGTTTTGTTCGTTAGTAATGTTGTTTTCTGTCAATTTTTGTTTCCTCCTTTTAAGTAAAGAATTTTAAGGACGGCAAAGATACGCAGATAATCCCTTTCGGACAATTTTTTTTGGGCTAAATAGCCTATGTGTATAAACAGGTTACATATTAAATTTAACGTTATTAATGAGAGCTCTTTCCGCCGGGATCAACAATTTTCTTTAATTTTCCATTATGAACGGAACTTCTATCAAAACGGAATTGCGGAACTGGATCAGGCAGGAAAATATGGTTACGTACCTGATCGTAACAAATATTGCTATTTTCTTTCTACTGGGTATTATCAGGCTGGTTGCCCTTGCATCGGACAGTGCCAACCCGGTTTTCGTTTTCCTATATGACAACCTGGCCCTGCATTCCAGCCCGGACCAGCTGCTAATGAAGC
This DNA window, taken from Chitinophaga niabensis, encodes the following:
- a CDS encoding GH39 family glycosyl hydrolase, whose protein sequence is MRTLALLLLITQSVFAQQDSVYIHVNTNNSKGPMKPIWAWFGYDEPNYTYMKDGKKLLTEIAKLSKVPVYVRVHSLLVTGDGTAALKWGSTNAYTEDANGNPVYNWTIIDRIFDTYIERGMKPIAQIGFMPQALSSKPEPYRHHWKPGDNYNDIYTGWAYPPTDYKKFATLVYEWVKHSVARYGKAEVESWYWELWNEPDISYWKGTPEEYIKLYDYVADAVKRALPTAKIGGPEVTGPQGRNSTKFFKTFLDHIVNGKNHVTGKKGAPLDVITFHAKGSPKLVNGIVQMNMGTQLRDIDKGFEIIASYPSLKHLPIIIGESDPEGCAACSEEFSPQNAYRNGTMYSSYTASSFARKYDLADERKVNLAGAVTWAFEFEDQPWFAGFRDLATNGVDKPVLNIFRMFGMMQGNRVAVSGKLSYDHQRIKTASVRGDSADINALAAKDKNSATVMVWNYHDNNSPAPAAIVVVKISGLPTAALLQHYRVDQEYSNAYEAWKKMGSPKQPDAAQITALEKAGQLQLLHAPEWIKTKNGEAVVRILLPRQGVSLLKFTW
- a CDS encoding SusC/RagA family TonB-linked outer membrane protein; translation: MRQNYILTTLLLLLTTITLHAQSRKITGKVITEGGQPLPGVSVFIKGTGTGTATAADGTYALQPPDTATLLTFSLIGMETQSILINGQSTINITLHAADKQLQEVVVTALGISRSKKALGYAVQEVKSAELQTRPTNALSALSGKVAGLQVITSGGNMGGSSRVLLRGINSISGNNQPLFVIDGVTIDNADLNTKSTTNGSAGKDVGNMVQDLNPDDIENVSVLKGPSAAALYGSRAANGVILITTKKGRTGRGYDVTINSGIELERINRLPERQKLYGGGKSNTFQEAVINGQTYKIVDYGMDESWGPKLDGTPVLNWYNLDPEYTADYLKATPWIYPKKDVTDFFRTGISSTNNISVSGGGENQTFRLSYTNKSVRGTVPNSSLQRNTINFSGSTRFSRLLATANFNYVKNSSTGRPWTGASNRNIMLEAFQWGQVQVDYDKLSDYKRPDGTPRSWNRNSWENTTAGRATKYIDNPYWSAHESYLEENRDRFYGNIGLAYDVNNWLQLSSKVNADIYNYQYQDRIAVFSRSQSNYTEYANSFNEFNYEFLATANKRWSTLSLTAYAGGNIMDQKRRISNAATQGGLIIPLYYNLKNATSVLNESNFYHKSIYSLFGSVSLGYKNLLFLDGTIRNDWSSTLPRDKNSFAYPSVSSSFIVSELEGLKDISWLNFLKVRLGWAQVGNDTDPYQLQQAYEAQQPFNGNPGYKLPAVLANKDLKPEITSSWETGLNVRAFNNRVGLDVTFYNNDSKNQIINIPVSTALGYESKFINAGKINNQGVEVTLNVAPIRTTDFNWDVSFNWSKNTNKVVKLSEGVTSFPLTDPTGSLITLVAREGEAYGQLLGYDFVYDNAGNKVITANGAYARTEQLRSIGSVLPKWQFGVQQQFSYKRFDASFLVDGRVGGKVFSQTYKVGMQTGVLEPTAANGIRENGLVLEGVNGDVVFKPDGSYTVGNTKTNTTKISAYDWAYGFSNGPTTQSVFDGTYVKLREVTAGYTIPFAKTSVVRQIRVAGYGRNLWNIYQANKFIDPELTNSGGNIQGVEGGNLPLPITFGVNVQVKF
- the rpsA gene encoding 30S ribosomal protein S1, which encodes MTENNITNEQNAEQQAPAAQEATAGTATQNVPVATAHDDFDWSVDKRNVSSYSKEEKAKYDQTYESTFKVIEENGLLTGLVVGLTKTDVVLNIGFKSDGLISLNEFRDMPNLKIGDDVEVLVVEKEDRDGNLHLSRKQARAQRAWERIVEVYKTGEVVTGTVTSKTKGGLIVDVHGMETFLPGSQIDVKPVTDYDQFVGKTMEFKVVKVNEAIRNAVVSHKALIESDIEQQRVDIISKLEKGQVLEGTIKNITDFGAFIDLGGLDGLLYITDISWGRISHPSEVLQMDQKINVVVLDFDDEKKRISLGYKQLTPHPWDTLPATITEGAKVKGKVVNIEDYGAFLEILPGVEGLVHVSEISWASTPINAKEFFKLGEEYEAVVVTLSKDERKMSLSIKQLTEDPWSTIETKFPLESRHKGIVKNITPYGVFVELETGIGGMIHISDLSWIKRFNHPSEYTKVGSEIEVVILGIDKDNRKLSLGHKQIEEDPWNTFETIFPIGSIHEGTVVKKDDKGATVQLQYGLEAYAPARHLRTEDDKPIAVEDVKEFMIIEFDRNEKRILVSHTKVWEQIKSDEKEAVNKEKRAEAEKTRKSVKNLQAKVEKATLGDLGALAELREKLKQSEGGEEKKGE